AGGAAAAGTTCCACTGCGTCTCGTGCGGCCACACCGCGCACGCGGACACGGTGGGCGCCCAAAACGTTCTACGGGCCGGGCTGGTCCCTCGCGACGCCAACCCGGCATAGCGACAAGCCCCCTCGTTTACGAGGGAGAGGAGTCACCAGCAGCAGCCCGTCGTGCCAGCTGCCGTCCGGGCCACGCTCGTACCGTCGCATGATGCCCACCGGGCGGAAGCCGACCTTGCGGTAGCACCGGATGGCGGCGGCATTGTCCGCGGCCGGGTCGATCACCAGTCGGCGGTATCCGTGATCATCGATCGGGTGGCGTGCCAGGGCGCGGACCGCGTCAGTGCCAAGGCCGCGCCCGTGCACCGCCGGGTCGAGATAGATGTCGATGTTGGCATGCCGGTAGTCGGGCTCGTCCTCGGCGCCCCACTGGATAGCGCCGACCACCCTGCCGCCGTGCTCGACCGCGAAGGTCCGGGCCCCGGGATCTTCGAGGTCCCCGGTCACGGCGGCCGTCAGGTCGTCGCCGCCCCGCCGGCGCGTGTACACCTCAGGCGCGGTCCGGATCGCGGCCAGAGCCGGGATATCGCCCACCGTCGACGGGCGAGGCGTCACCAGGGCTCCGCGCAGGACCGTCCGCATG
This portion of the Streptomyces mirabilis genome encodes:
- a CDS encoding GNAT family protein, with product MRTVLRGALVTPRPSTVGDIPALAAIRTAPEVYTRRRGGDDLTAAVTGDLEDPGARTFAVEHGGRVVGAIQWGAEDEPDYRHANIDIYLDPAVHGRGLGTDAVRALARHPIDDHGYRRLVIDPAADNAAAIRCYRKVGFRPVGIMRRYERGPDGSWHDGLLLVTPLPRKRGGLSLCRVGVARDQPGP